One window from the genome of Hemiscyllium ocellatum isolate sHemOce1 chromosome 28, sHemOce1.pat.X.cur, whole genome shotgun sequence encodes:
- the LOC132829038 gene encoding vimentin-type intermediate filament-associated coiled-coil protein-like — protein MSVLSPVQIKEANAHLAAVHRRVTELERRLEAAERTVREQAERLMSKDRELQAAIRELTLRKDREMVDVQEKLQDCEGTVQRLQTVMKEKDNVIAQLRHRSQLLDKITRSRPLLDNLLSYMAEAERSQSDHLPNLETQPGFLDDHTHSLLSGINGLMNTSPSDQHFSVSEDDMEEPGQDDAIFGTTV, from the exons ATGTCGGTGCTGAGCCCGGTGCAGATTAAAGAGGCGAACGCACACTTGGCGGCCGTTCACCGCCGAGTGACGGAGCTGGAGCGGCGGCTCGAGGCAGCTGAGCGGACCGTGCGGGAACAGGCCGAGCGGCTCATGAGCAAAGACCGCGAGCTGCAGGCCGCCATCCGGGAGCTCACCCTGCGCAAGGACCG GGAGATGGTGGACGTGCAGGAGAAATTGCAGGATTGCGAGGGCACCGTACAGAGGCTGCAGACAGTGATGAAGGAGAAGGACAATGTGATCGCCCAGCTCAGACACCGCAGTCAGCTGCTGGATAAAATCACCCGCAGCCGGCCCCTGCTTGATAACTTGCTGTCATACATGGCTGAGGCTGAGCGCTCACAGAGTGACCACCTCCCAAACCTTGAGACTCAGCCTGGCTTTCTTGATGACCATACACACTCCCTCCTCTCAGGAATCAATGGGTTAATGAACACAAGTCCCAGTGACCAACATTTCTCGGTTAGTGAGGATGATATGGAGGAACCTGGTCAAGATGATGCAATCTTTGGGACCACAGTTTAA